In one window of Capra hircus breed San Clemente chromosome 28, ASM170441v1, whole genome shotgun sequence DNA:
- the PCBD1 gene encoding pterin-4-alpha-carbinolamine dehydratase, whose protein sequence is MAGKAHRLSAEERDQLLPNLRAVGWNELEGRDAIFKQFHFKDFNRAFGFMTRVALQAEKLDHHPEWFNVYNKVHITLSTHECAGLSERDINLASFIEQVAVSMT, encoded by the exons ATG GCTGGCAAAGCACacaggctgagtgctgaggaaagGGACCAGCTACTGCCAAACCTGCGGGCCGTGGGGTGGAACGAGCTGGAAGGCCGGGATGCCATCTTCAAGCAGTTCCATTTCAAAGACTTTAATCGG GCTTTTGGCTTCATGACAAGAGTGGCTCTGCAGGCTGAGAAACTGGACCACCATCCCGAATGGTTTAACGTGTATAACAAG GTCCACATCACCCTGAGCACTCACGAGTGTGCGGGCCTTTCAGAACGGGACATAAACCTGGCCAGCTTCATCGAGCAAGTAGCAGTGTCCATGACGTAG